One Leptolyngbya subtilissima AS-A7 genomic window carries:
- the dnaK gene encoding molecular chaperone DnaK → MGKVIGIDLGTTNSCVAVLEGGKPAVISSTEGGRTVPSIVGFGKNGERLVGQLAKRQAVTNAENTVYSIKRFIGRRWEDTEAERSRVPYVCVSGRDNTVDVQIRGKAFTPQEISAMILQKLKQDAETYLGTAVTQAVITVPAYFTDAQRQATKDAGTIAGLEVLRIINEPTAAALSYGLDKQDQDQIVLVFDLGGGTFDVSILQLGDGVFEVKATAGNNHLGGDDFDNCIVEWMTAAFREQEGIDLSADRMALQRIREAAEKAKVELSSMPSTSINLPFITADESGPKHLEMTLTRAQFEQFASELVQATLDPVKQALKDADLSPDAIDRILLVGGSTRIPAVQQAVSAYFNGKAPDRSVNPDEAVALGASIQAGVLGGEVKDLLLLDITPLSLGIETLGEVFTKIIERNTTIPTSKSQVFSTATDGQTSVEIHVLQGERAMAKDNKSLGKFELTGLPPAPRGVPQIEVSFEIDADGILKVAALDKGTGRAQSICITNTGGLTDSEVDRMRLEAETYADEDGRRRQLAELTNRADNLFYSYEATLRDHGSLLDEATRADLDEKVSQLRVATHNPSIDVATFQGCIDALQSAIFAVGTNVYRDVDTGAEVDMGVPAAAYAGVEAGNDETYDPDYDDDMGLDATVTADYEAID, encoded by the coding sequence ATGGGTAAAGTAATCGGCATTGACCTAGGAACAACGAACAGTTGTGTCGCTGTCCTCGAAGGCGGCAAACCAGCTGTAATTTCCAGCACTGAAGGGGGCCGTACGGTACCCAGCATTGTTGGATTTGGCAAAAACGGCGAGCGGTTAGTAGGCCAGTTGGCAAAACGCCAAGCGGTTACAAACGCAGAGAATACGGTCTACAGCATCAAACGATTCATTGGTCGTCGCTGGGAAGATACCGAGGCGGAGCGCAGCCGCGTACCTTACGTCTGCGTTAGCGGTCGTGACAACACCGTAGACGTGCAGATCCGCGGAAAGGCGTTTACGCCCCAAGAAATTTCCGCAATGATCTTGCAAAAGCTCAAGCAGGATGCCGAGACTTACCTGGGAACTGCAGTAACCCAAGCAGTTATTACCGTACCGGCTTACTTTACCGACGCGCAGCGCCAGGCAACTAAAGACGCCGGCACCATTGCGGGCCTAGAAGTCTTACGCATTATCAATGAGCCCACCGCTGCAGCCCTTTCCTACGGGCTCGACAAGCAGGACCAAGACCAAATTGTATTGGTGTTTGATCTGGGGGGCGGTACCTTTGATGTGTCTATTTTACAGCTAGGCGATGGCGTCTTTGAGGTCAAGGCCACCGCTGGCAACAACCATCTAGGCGGTGACGACTTTGACAACTGCATCGTCGAATGGATGACCGCTGCTTTTCGCGAGCAAGAAGGCATTGATCTATCTGCCGATCGCATGGCGCTACAGCGCATTCGTGAAGCAGCTGAAAAAGCCAAGGTTGAGTTGTCGAGCATGCCTTCGACCTCTATCAACCTCCCCTTTATTACCGCCGACGAGTCTGGGCCAAAGCATCTAGAGATGACGCTAACTCGTGCTCAGTTCGAGCAATTCGCGTCAGAACTGGTGCAGGCCACCCTAGATCCGGTTAAGCAAGCTCTTAAAGATGCAGATTTGAGCCCTGATGCGATCGATCGCATTTTACTAGTAGGCGGATCTACCCGCATTCCGGCCGTGCAGCAGGCAGTTAGCGCCTACTTCAACGGCAAAGCTCCCGATCGCTCTGTGAACCCCGATGAAGCTGTGGCCCTAGGGGCATCAATTCAAGCGGGTGTATTAGGGGGGGAAGTCAAAGATTTACTCCTGCTCGATATCACCCCCCTCTCCCTAGGTATCGAAACCTTGGGAGAAGTATTTACCAAGATCATTGAGCGCAACACCACTATTCCCACTAGCAAGTCCCAAGTATTTTCGACCGCCACCGATGGCCAAACCTCTGTAGAAATTCACGTTCTTCAGGGTGAGCGGGCCATGGCCAAGGACAACAAAAGCCTGGGCAAGTTTGAGCTTACCGGTCTTCCCCCTGCTCCGCGAGGAGTACCGCAAATTGAAGTGTCCTTTGAAATCGACGCCGACGGTATCTTGAAAGTAGCGGCCCTCGACAAGGGTACGGGTCGCGCCCAAAGCATCTGCATCACCAACACGGGTGGTCTAACTGACAGCGAAGTCGATCGCATGCGTCTGGAGGCCGAAACCTATGCCGATGAGGACGGGCGACGACGACAGCTGGCAGAACTGACTAATCGAGCAGACAACCTGTTCTATAGCTACGAAGCCACTCTGCGCGACCATGGCAGCCTGCTAGATGAGGCAACTCGGGCCGATTTGGATGAGAAAGTCAGCCAGCTCCGTGTCGCCACCCACAACCCCAGCATTGATGTCGCTACCTTCCAGGGATGTATTGATGCCCTACAATCGGCCATCTTTGCTGTCGGTACCAACGTTTACCGCGACGTAGACACCGGAGCCGAGGTAGATATGGGCGTTCCAGCAGCAGCCTATGCCGGTGTTGAAGCCGGGAACGACGAGACCTACGATCCTGACTACGACGATGATATGGGGTTAGACGCTACCGTAACCGCCGATTACGAAGCCATAGATTAA
- a CDS encoding sulfurtransferase TusA family protein: MSYSTAADERLDLRGTPCPINFVRTKLRLEKMTPGALLEVWLDAGEPVEQVPDSLTMEGYKVEHLEDCADYFVVYVRRPS; this comes from the coding sequence ATGAGCTACTCTACGGCTGCCGATGAACGTTTAGATCTGCGGGGCACCCCCTGCCCAATCAATTTTGTGCGAACTAAGCTCCGCCTGGAGAAAATGACACCTGGAGCTTTGCTAGAGGTGTGGCTCGATGCTGGGGAACCCGTTGAGCAGGTACCCGATAGTCTCACTATGGAAGGGTACAAAGTAGAGCATTTAGAAGATTGCGCTGATTACTTTGTTGTCTACGTGCGCCGCCCCAGTTAG
- the dnaJ gene encoding molecular chaperone DnaJ, with protein sequence MARDFYEILGISRNADQDDIKRAYRRLARKYHPDVNKDPGAEDTFKEINRAYEVLSEPEVRARYDRFGEAGLGAGAGVGGYQDFGDMGGFADIFESFFSGFSGGGGQSTRRRGPTRGDDLRLDLRLDFKEAVFGGEKEIKISHLETCGTCTGSGAKPGTRPSTCGTCSGTGQVRRATRTPFGSFTQVSACPTCSGTGEVIEDRCDVCGGSGQNQETKKLKITVPAGVDNGTRLRVSNEGDAGLRGGPAGDLYVYLFVAEDAAFKRDGINILSDLKISYLQAILGCKLTIDTVEGPEELDVPAGTQPGTVLTLDNRGVPKLGNPVSRGDHLITVQVDIPTRLKPEERELVEKLAEIRGEKVNRGGIEGFLGGLFRG encoded by the coding sequence ATGGCCCGTGATTTCTATGAGATTCTCGGTATTTCGCGCAACGCCGATCAGGACGATATTAAGCGAGCCTACCGACGCTTAGCCCGCAAATATCACCCCGATGTCAACAAAGATCCTGGGGCTGAAGACACCTTCAAAGAGATCAACCGAGCCTACGAAGTGCTTTCTGAGCCCGAGGTTCGAGCCCGCTACGATCGCTTTGGAGAAGCTGGGCTCGGTGCTGGTGCCGGTGTTGGCGGTTACCAAGACTTTGGCGACATGGGTGGCTTTGCCGACATTTTCGAGAGCTTCTTTAGCGGCTTTTCGGGAGGTGGGGGCCAGAGTACTCGCCGACGAGGGCCGACCCGAGGCGATGATCTCCGCCTTGACCTCAGGCTTGACTTCAAAGAAGCGGTATTTGGCGGCGAGAAAGAAATTAAGATTAGCCACTTGGAAACCTGTGGTACCTGCACAGGCAGCGGTGCTAAGCCGGGGACTCGCCCATCCACCTGTGGCACCTGTAGTGGTACTGGCCAAGTTCGTCGGGCTACTCGCACCCCCTTTGGCAGCTTTACCCAAGTATCGGCCTGTCCGACCTGTAGCGGTACAGGTGAGGTGATTGAAGACCGCTGCGACGTGTGCGGTGGTAGCGGTCAGAACCAGGAAACTAAAAAACTCAAAATTACAGTGCCAGCTGGTGTCGACAACGGTACTCGGCTACGGGTGTCTAATGAAGGGGACGCTGGGTTGCGGGGTGGTCCCGCTGGAGATTTATACGTCTACCTATTTGTAGCCGAAGATGCTGCTTTCAAGCGGGATGGTATCAATATTCTCTCTGATCTCAAAATTAGCTATCTTCAAGCAATCTTGGGCTGCAAGCTGACTATTGACACCGTTGAGGGCCCCGAAGAGCTCGACGTACCGGCGGGTACACAGCCCGGTACAGTCCTTACCCTCGACAATCGTGGTGTGCCTAAGCTGGGCAATCCCGTTAGCCGCGGCGACCACTTGATCACTGTCCAAGTTGATATTCCCACGCGCCTGAAGCCGGAGGAGCGAGAGCTAGTTGAAAAACTGGCGGAAATTCGTGGTGAGAAGGTCAATCGAGGCGGTATTGAGGGCTTCTTAGGAGGGCTGTTTCGCGGATGA